The window AGCTTCTGACCATCAAGCCAAACGAGACCGTTGGCCTCTTGGCCCGCAAGCTTCAGCGCTACCGTGTCGGCGTCATGGTTGTCAGCCGCGATGGACAAACAATCGACGGCATCGTTTCCGAGCGCGATATTGCCTATAGCCTGGCCGAACGTCGTGGCGAGCTGCACCTGTGCCCGGTCTCAGCGATCATGACTCGCAAAGTGGTTACGTGTACGCCCTCGACCAAATTGGACGAGGTGATGCATCTTATGCAGCAGTATCACATTCGTCATATTCCGGTGTCGGACAACGGCCGATTAAGTGGGATTATCGGCATGCGGGATATGATGGAGTTCCGCCTGCAAGAGGTCGAAAAGCGGTGCAAGGCCGTTGGACACTGGGCTGCATTGACCGAGTAGCGGGCACCTCCAAGTTGAGACTTTAAGCCGTTTCGTACGGCTTTCTGCTGCCGAAGATAGCTTCGACAAAATGAATATCGGGACGCCGACGTAGAGTTCGATACGACGGCGTTAAGCTTCGTGCGGCCGCGCTCTGTGTTGCCAGCGCTCGTATTGCCGACAGCATAATTCCAGTCCATGTTCCGATCCAAGAGTGGAAATACGCACACGCAGCGTTGTTTCGTGGTTCGGGTTTTCGGCCGCGCACAACAACAGAACTTATTTGGAGGAACTATGCGTTACGCTTTGGCGATGCTGCTGTTGTCGGCATTTTCGGCCGCTGCGTCAGAGGATATTCCGGATCAGTATCCGCAATCCGTACTGTACTCAAAGCCTGTCGAGTTCATTCCTCACGTATTCACAGCTATCGGGGCAACTGCGCCGCCAACGTATGAGAATGCAGGCCACAACAACAATCTTTCCTTCATCGTCACTGGCGATGGCGTTGTCGTTGTAAATTCGGGTGCTTCATGGCGCCTGGCAAAGGCGCTGCACGACGAGATAAAACTCGTCACCGATCAGCCTGTGAAGCTAGTAATAAATGAGAATGGTCAAGGCCATGCCATGCTCGGAAATAACTATTGGATCGAGCAAAAAGTACCGGTTTTAGCGCATGCCGATGCTGCTGCGGATTTTGCCGATC is drawn from Hyphomicrobium methylovorum and contains these coding sequences:
- a CDS encoding CBS domain-containing protein, whose protein sequence is MRVADLLDGKEQQLLTIKPNETVGLLARKLQRYRVGVMVVSRDGQTIDGIVSERDIAYSLAERRGELHLCPVSAIMTRKVVTCTPSTKLDEVMHLMQQYHIRHIPVSDNGRLSGIIGMRDMMEFRLQEVEKRCKAVGHWAALTE